One segment of Anaerolineae bacterium DNA contains the following:
- a CDS encoding helix-turn-helix domain-containing protein translates to MGRNIDRQRLAAVLQTIKENDGRLRMNDIARRLNLHPQAVARLLPAVGEKTGELLYEDERGFLGIFKK, encoded by the coding sequence ATGGGACGCAATATTGATCGGCAACGTTTAGCGGCTGTGTTACAAACAATTAAGGAAAATGATGGGAGATTGCGGATGAACGACATTGCCAGGCGTTTGAATCTACATCCCCAGGCAGTGGCCCGCTTATTGCCCGCTGTGGGTGAAAAAACCGGCGAATTGCTTTATGAAGATGAGCGGGGCTTT